The following is a genomic window from Amblyraja radiata isolate CabotCenter1 chromosome 13, sAmbRad1.1.pri, whole genome shotgun sequence.
cggaggattatttgttatatgtgacggctggtagggtggaaggtgaggacaagggggactcggcccttgttgcgagtgggggggatggggagtgggggagatggggagtgagagtagagttacggggtataaaagagaccctggtgagagcctcgtctatagtagaagaggggaacccccgttccctgaagaatgaggacatctcccatgccctggtgtggaacacgtcatcctgggtgcagatgcggcatagacggaggaattgggagtaggggatggagtccttacaggaagcagggtgggaagaagtgtagtccagatactgTTGTGATGCTGTTAATGGTCTTGCCATCAATCATATACATTCCCCTTACACTCACACTCAaccttccaaaatgcaacaccttacacttcccttAATTAAACTAATTGCCCATTTCTTTGCTGATTTCTGCAATAtgtatcccactgtatactttgacaaccttccttacAATCCTTGCAATGTTGTTGGCACTTGCAACTTTACTaactaacccatctacatttacatccaagttatttatatacatcacaaacaagaggccccagcacagatccctgtggaactccttCAATCGCAGACCTCTAgacagaataacacccttccaccacagtTGTATTTTCTTGTTTAGGTGCTCATCACATTAGAATAAACTGCACAGATCTGTGGACATGGGATTAATGCACTGTGGAGTCTTGTCTTAATAATTTTCAAAACTCACCTCGGTTTCTACTTGCTGCTGAGTTTTAGAGTGGCCCTCTTTGTACTGATTTACACGGAGAACTTGCTGTTCAATCCCCAGTAGAACTGCCTGACAACAATCACACCTGTAAAGAATTAGATAAACATTTGGCAATGTGATCTTTGTCACACAGCCATCAGGCATAATCTTTTCACAACAAAAATGACTAAGATAACCACACAAATTTCAAAACAATTATGTTAAGATGGAGAATTGAATGTAATTCCAGTACCACAACTTGCAATTAAAACAGCATCACAACAGGAATTTGTACAAGTAACATTATACAAATATATATTCAGTAAACTGACAATATTATGAAAGGTAATTATATGCGAGTTTGTTGTTAAGGGCTAATAGCTTGTAATATATTCATGTATTTATTCAAGTAATTTGATTTTCGGGAAGGAAAATGAAAACTGCAGACCTGGACCAAGGACACACTATCTTGTTCAGAACCATAATATTACATGGATCAAGCTTCATGCATTCATCTTTATAATCGGCAGGCATGGGAAAAAGTATGTTTCATTAAGGCACTGATATATCCCAAGAACTTTTTTCCAATCGTTCCATAGCATTTTCTTATGATATAGAAGTTACAAAACATTATTAATTTTTCAAAAACACTTGCCATTCCTGGAGAGTTTTAACAATGTTGCTGATGTCTTGCTTTTGGAGATCTCTGCCGATGCAAAAGTCAACCTCAAGCAGCTGATTTCGCTGATCGAGTTTGCATTGAATTATATCAGTATAAATTGCTTCAATGATTAAATCCTCCAATTCTCTGAGGTTTTTTAAATCAAGGTCTTTTAGAAGCATGGAATATGGAATGCACTGCAAAGTTTTAAAGTAACTGTTAGCAATTTCATGGCAATGTTTTTCTATATACAGTTATCCCATGGAATGGACAACAATATTTTTCAACAAAACCCTAAATACAATAAATGCCGAGGATATTTTTTCTTTTGACCCAGCATACTCTTGcccaggtgaatcgaggaccagaggacacaggtttaaggtgaaggggaaaagatttaataggaatctgatgggtaactttttcacacaaatggtggtggatgtatggaacaagctgccacaggagatagttgaggcagggactatcccaacatttaagaagcagttagacaggtatatggataggacaggtttggaggtatatggataaatgctggtaggtgggacgagtgtagctgggacttgttggcccttgtgggcaagttgagctgaagggcctgtttccacacggtatcactctatgacatttcCAAATCATCTTCTCAAAACTGTAATCTGGAAACAATACCTGGCAAATATTAATAGGACAACATCTCATTGTAGATAATAAGTTCATGAACTGCACACAGTATCATTGTCAGGTGAGAAGTTCCATTGAATAAGGCAGTCAAACTGGTGGAGAAAATTCTAATCATTTGTTGAAAAGAGAACACTCATTTACTCAAACTGTTTATTTAACTAACAAAGCATCTTTTGAATCAGTTATACGTTTTTTTTAGATTGCACATCTTAACAAGTGACATTGCTACATTATTAGTAAAATGGACTAAAACAGCAAGATTCTAATGAGAAATTCAGAATTGTTGGAAGAAAAATGAGCTGCTGCCTAAAAATTGACCTTATTTTCATTCAAACAAAATAATTCAATTTCATATGCTTAGCTGTTTCATAATACACCTGTTGTGAgattataggtagacaaaaatgctggagaaactcagcgggtgaggcagcattatcACTTGTTTGATTCCTAGTATAAGACAGGTCTTGAGGGCCTGTAATTCCtcctgtttagaaggatgaaagatgATGTAATTAAACTATTACCATGTTGTTTACCATGATTAGAGTGTCTGAAacaagaacaagttgtcttaagaTAAGGAATTAGATGTTGAGAAGCCATTTCTTCAGAAGGAAGTTTGTAAATGCAAAAATGTCCTTACCCTACTGAATGTGCATGCTCATCTTTTGAAAATATTCAAGACACATCATTTTTTGTTTGGTTACTATGGGAATCAAGAGAAATAAGGTTCAGGATGgggaaagctatgtcctctagtctttgttcTGTTTCTGAAGTTCAACCATAACCTCCTAGAATGGATGAACAGGCTTGACTGGCTGCGAGGCCTATTCCAGCTCTTGTTGCATATATAAAATAACCTCATATAAATAACCTCAAATATTACTTGGTACTGAATGGAAATTTCTCAAACCCTTTAGCagttgtaataaaaaggaactgcagatgctggtttccaccaaagatagacgtaaagtgccagagtaactcagagggtcaggtagcatctctggaaaaaatggataggtgacgtttcggttcagggctctttttcagactgattgtatgtaAGGAGAGTGGGGAGAAAAAAAACAGGAAGAGAGAAAATTAAACGTAGGACAAATCTACCTTTAGCATTAGTGCTGTGGTTATACATGCAAGGATGTCACAAATTTTCtatatccaaaataaagtttttaaagAGGTTGTTAGTTCTAGGGAAACACAAAGCAATTTCAACACGTAGCTTCAGTGCCCAGTATTACTTGGTCAACATATGTCAGATGATAACTTCTCAGCAAAAGTACATTGGATTCCTTCCCAAAGTGTCAAGGCCTCAACTTCAGAAAAGTAATCATGCAATAATTGTACACTTTTCCCATTAAAGGTCCCATTAATTGATAGTAGAAACTGCTCTGATTTGTCATCCCATTACCATTATGAATTGGGTTTAAATCAGCCAATCCAATTTCATACACTATCTAAAAAGACAGGATTTAAGCAAGACTTTAATTCTCGTCAGTTTGAAAAGACATTTACAACTCTAGAAGGGAGTTTGACTGCTTGTACGCCGTCATCGCTAGAATCTcagaaatattgtattgtattcctttattgtcattcagacttttcagtctgcacaaaatttcgtgccttgcaatcATAACATAgaatgatggtaagtaagtcccgtggctgaatccgagctccgcgaacgggccgtttcaaactccgcggcccggagcggacgaagctaccaccctccagtccagcggacgaagctgtcatTGCGGGAGATCCAGAAAACAGGTCACCaaactgggacctgcgagctcccgacgttgtcgttcactgggcccgcggccgagcctccgaagtcaggtcgccgccgccgcaacgccaccacagccccgatgtcggccagcctcgcgttggtaagtcctggttggctctgcctccggagcctcgaggccggtcccagttggaggctgccagctccgccattaggcctcagcgcagacggagacgggggatatgacaagaaaaggtcgcatcccccccgaaggaagagactaaaacatgtttctcccacccccccacacatacacaactaaaacaaactgaaataaactgtaacaacgggacaaaagaaaacaaaaaaagaaaagacaaacggactgcaggcgagccgcagctgcagggcagcgccgccaataTTCACTATTTTGATCAACTGAACGACAATTAGACAGAAATAACAGTTCAAACAATTCAATGTGCTAATGCAAGATATCTCAAAAAGGAATAACAAAATAACTTCAAAGATAGTCACACTTCTTATTTACCAGTTGACCAGCAGCTAGTGAATGACTGGCAGTAGAGAGGGGATAAGCAGATCAATAATTAAACCTCTAAAGCACAAAAGCATACCTGCTCTATGTTAAGTCCAACAGGGAGCAGGTAAAATATAATTTGATAATAAAGATCTATTAAACAGCAGCAAACGATGGGATCATTTCAAATTTTACCACACAAGATCAAAACTAGAGCATAATTGCTGGATAAGTTAAATATAAAAGAGAGGATATATTCACAAATACAATTGGAATCTTTACAAAATAATGTTGGCTATGAAACTGAACCAGGtcagaacatttaaaataaaatcactaCATGATAATGCATCCTGGACCTAGCAAGTACGTGCAAATAAAATCTTAAGTACCTTCATTCTTGCAGCCAAGCTTACTATGGTGAGATGTTTCAGCTTATTCTTCTGAGCTAATGTTAATTCAGGCAGACTTCCTTTATTTTCTAAACAACAGAAAATATGTAATTCTAGAAAGAACTTTCAGAATTAAAGCAAGAATCATAAAAAGCTCAAATCTGAGTTAACACACAACCATTTTGCCAAAGAGGCTTTGCGTTgatcaggattttttttaaattttccagtCCACTTAATTATTCAAATCAACGTAAATAAAGATGTTTATTTTATGTGAAAATTGAAAAAACCCTATTAAATTAGTTCTATTAAGTTGACTTTCAACAGTGAACTAATTACATTTATCATAATAACTAATGTAAAATGAGAACGGGAAATATATCAGACGAGTATAAATGCTTAAAGCTACAACTTGTAAACAGAATCACCATGATGGAAATATCATATCTGGGTTAATTAGAGTTGTATCAGTtagtccactaacttccacctcctggctctcttgaatttcaggcacgttgctggtgtctttcactgtgaagactgatgcaagaaGGTTatgcaactcctctgccatttctttattccccattatcacttccccTGCTTGTACGAGTTTTCCCAGCTCCATGACTAGATTATAAGAATGAAAAATTAGAACATGCTTGCCTGCAAGTTGTTATTTAAAGTGAAATTATGACACCTTGAAGTAGAAATCTATTTCATAAATGTAGCAAAAATAGGATCAAAGTACGAGAataaaacattttattgttaTAAATTGTCTATCTGTGCTGCAACTTCAACAACACTAGTATTTTGGAGAAATAAATCGTGAAGCAAATGAATACTAGTTCCTTACCTAAATTGTCAGGATATGTTCCATATGCAAACAGGTTTAACAATTCAAAATAGGCAGCATTTGATCCATTAGCTAACTGGAAAGGAACAAAGATCAAGGTTATAAACATTGgtacatttaaaataattgattTACAATTAAAAGTATGCTTAAAATTAACATGctttctagtttttattattttttagtatTATTTTACAGATTCATTTGATCTACGAAGTTAAAAATGTCAAATTAATAACTGAACTCCTCAGCAATATTCGCTTATCCTTATTCCCTTATcccttatacactgtaaatggcttgattgtaatcatgtattgtctttctgctggttagtgcgcaacaaaagcttttcactgtaactcggtacatgtaacaattaactaaactaaactgaacctattCTGAAATTTCAATACAGTACTGTTAAAAAAACTAGACACTCAAATCTTCGAACTTCTTACTCCAACCCAATATTTTACAAACAATAATTGCAAAATGACCGTGCCCAGAAAATACTTGAAATTACAGTGATGAAAATTGTAATAGTCTCGCATTTAAAATACTGCTCAGAACACAATGAAAAGGCCATTTTTATTGTGGTGCTGCCGTATTGGGGACACATTTTGTCATGTTGACTAGATGATAAATGTCCAGCTTCCCATTATAGAACAGCACTAAAGTGGGAATTCATACATATCTCAGTATtgttgaacggatgatcgatgttcggcatgaactcagtgagctgaagggcctgcttccctgttacatttctaaactaaattaaattttgtCATTTCTCACATTGTACCAATGACTCAGGAGATTACCATGATTGCATTAGTTGCCTTGCTCATTCATTTTGACGC
Proteins encoded in this region:
- the cops7b gene encoding COP9 signalosome complex subunit 7b codes for the protein MAGESKGASNPLEQFILLSRNAKGSTLTGLINQVLEAPGVFVFGELLETPDIQELANGSNAAYFELLNLFAYGTYPDNLENKGSLPELTLAQKNKLKHLTIVSLAARMKCIPYSMLLKDLDLKNLRELEDLIIEAIYTDIIQCKLDQRNQLLEVDFCIGRDLQKQDISNIVKTLQEWCDCCQAVLLGIEQQVLRVNQYKEGHSKTQQQVETEVANIKKTLKATASTSAQEPDQHPMDRDAPQLIEQRSSTKKLSKAKSLSSSRH